The window AACACGGTTCATGTATTTCAGACGTCCATCAAtaattttcttcctttctttcagTTACAGTTACGAAGAATACAAGGAGACAGCTGATTGGCTCCTGGCCCAAACGGAGCTGCGTCCTCGAGTGGCCATCATCTGCGGATCAGGGCTCGGTGGTCTGGCTGACCTGCTGACCGACAAGGTGGTGTTCCCTTACAAAAGCATCCCCCGGTTTCCTGTCAGCACCGGTAGGTCATGTCAGTGTGATTCATGACACAGTTTCAGGGCTGTGTGTCCGTCTGGTCCAGATGAACGCtgctcatgtgtgtgtgtgtgtgtgtgtgtgtgtgtgtgtgtgtgtgtgtgtgttgtgtgctgtGCAGTTCCAGGCCATGCGGGTCAGCTGGTGTTCGGGAAACTGCAGGGCCGTGAGTGCGTCTGCATGCAGGGGCGCTTCCATTTCTATGAGGGCTACAACATACACACAGTAAGACACCAACCTGTTATTACTGAAACTATCGGCTTTGTTATGGATACAGCTGATCTGGAAAATAATGCAACGTTAATGCGGATGATAAGGCCCAAGATCCTGccatgactagggctgtgtatcagcaagaatctggtgatacaatacagatcacaatactaggatcacgctTCAATATATCACaatttatcatgatactgttaaaaaggcaatgtttacctccaccagcaggtattgtgatc is drawn from Sphaeramia orbicularis unplaced genomic scaffold, fSphaOr1.1, whole genome shotgun sequence and contains these coding sequences:
- the LOC115415963 gene encoding uncharacterized protein LOC115415963, producing MTAALGHDETVPESDGHECLPEDELTAAGVSRAPKAGQAGHASSPCVPCYVITQPDLRFTPLNTDSNRSKTSSSRSTAAPARTASVRNDRTRPVCPPLDPPASAPPPQKWEMEAASSSSGHCGYSYEEYKETADWLLAQTELRPRVAIICGSGLGGLADLLTDKVVFPYKSIPRFPVSTVPGHAGQLVFGKLQGRECVCMQGRFHFYEGYNIHTVRHQPVITETIGFVMDTADLENNATLMRMIRPKILP